A genomic window from Streptomyces sp. MST-110588 includes:
- a CDS encoding PLP-dependent aminotransferase family protein codes for MNRSKGACTDRSITSGADFLQLRIADAPAGGLSDWLAGELRLAMADGRLPVGSRLPATRVLAAELRVSRGVVTEAYQRLTEDGHVAGRGRNGTVVLATPVMAATGTASAADTAGATAPDMAAATADGSPAGAPPARAAGPPSARTLFTATPGTDVFDALRAAPARIDLTPGVPDLAAFPRAAWLRAERSVLRDLPASAFGYGDPRGTPALRVAVAHWLARNRGIRVDPGEVVVVAGVAQALGLLADILRRDGVREVAVEDPGSLGARQHIQNRRLDTPPIAVDAEGIRVDELRAQGAPAVLLTPAHQFPTGVVLGGGRRRELMRWAGDGGLIIEDDYDAEHRYDRPPVPALRAMLPEQVCYAGSVSKTLAPALRVGWAIVPPRYRDALVDAKRFADLGNAALPQLVLAHLMESGELERQLRYLRTRHRRRRDAMIEAIAAHLPGAVVHGAAAGLHLTVTFDGDFADTCVAAAALERGVKAQPLSWHCRRPYRPGLVLGYAANARSGIDEGVAVIGDVLRRLR; via the coding sequence GCGGGCTGTCCGACTGGCTCGCCGGGGAGCTGCGGCTCGCGATGGCGGACGGCCGTCTGCCGGTGGGGAGCAGACTGCCCGCCACCCGGGTGCTCGCCGCCGAACTGCGCGTCTCCCGTGGCGTGGTCACCGAGGCGTACCAGCGGCTGACCGAGGACGGGCATGTGGCGGGCCGCGGACGCAATGGCACGGTGGTGCTCGCCACGCCCGTGATGGCGGCGACGGGCACGGCGTCCGCGGCGGACACGGCAGGGGCCACGGCACCGGACATGGCGGCGGCCACGGCCGACGGCTCCCCTGCCGGAGCGCCGCCGGCACGGGCGGCCGGCCCGCCCTCGGCCCGTACGCTGTTCACCGCCACACCCGGTACCGATGTCTTCGACGCGTTGCGGGCCGCCCCGGCCCGTATCGATCTGACGCCCGGCGTGCCCGACCTGGCGGCCTTCCCGCGTGCGGCGTGGCTGCGCGCCGAGCGGTCCGTGCTCAGGGACCTCCCGGCGTCCGCCTTCGGGTACGGGGATCCCCGCGGGACGCCGGCCCTGCGGGTGGCCGTCGCCCACTGGCTGGCCCGTAACCGCGGTATCAGGGTCGACCCGGGCGAGGTGGTCGTCGTCGCCGGCGTGGCCCAGGCGCTCGGGCTGCTCGCGGACATCCTGCGCCGGGACGGTGTGCGTGAGGTGGCGGTGGAGGACCCCGGGTCGCTCGGGGCCCGGCAGCACATACAGAACCGGCGGTTGGACACCCCGCCGATCGCGGTCGACGCCGAGGGCATCCGCGTGGACGAGCTGCGCGCACAGGGCGCCCCGGCGGTACTGCTGACGCCGGCGCACCAGTTCCCGACGGGGGTGGTGCTCGGCGGTGGCAGGCGTCGTGAGCTGATGCGGTGGGCCGGTGACGGCGGGCTGATCATCGAGGACGACTACGACGCCGAGCACCGTTACGACCGGCCGCCCGTTCCCGCGCTGCGGGCGATGCTCCCCGAGCAGGTCTGTTACGCCGGCAGCGTGTCCAAAACCCTCGCTCCCGCTCTGCGCGTGGGCTGGGCGATCGTGCCGCCGAGGTACCGGGACGCCTTGGTGGACGCCAAGCGGTTCGCGGATCTCGGCAACGCCGCGCTGCCGCAGCTCGTGCTGGCCCACCTGATGGAATCGGGCGAACTGGAGCGTCAGTTGCGGTACCTGCGTACGCGGCACCGCCGTCGCCGGGACGCCATGATCGAGGCGATCGCCGCGCATCTGCCGGGCGCGGTGGTGCACGGCGCCGCGGCGGGTCTGCATCTGACGGTCACCTTCGACGGGGACTTCGCCGACACCTGCGTCGCCGCCGCGGCGCTGGAGCGCGGGGTCAAGGCGCAGCCGCTGTCGTGGCACTGCCGGCGGCCGTACCGCCCGGGTCTGGTCCTGGGGTACGCCGCGAACGCGCGAAGCGGCATCGACGAAGGCGTCGCCGTCATCGGGGACGTACTGCGGCGCCTGCGCTGA
- a CDS encoding RICIN domain-containing protein: protein MSVTAQGTYLIKNEQSGLYLTVKGFDKNVPADIVQERLHDWPERASQAWRLLPGQAGKDSYRLQNQHSGRYLQIRHASKESGAHAEQAHLEENKPAFQSQTWQLSGNGDEVYLITNVHSGLKLNVRGNLNTEGTPIDQWQEHAAGQFRGYQLWRLEAVEPRGEAKALDALTGAVVEPTGGIISAITTGFKATLEATGGVFGTVSRWVPGIDRTPYVRFSGFRADEFIRFSQRNRVEVGPKKISEQFRHLPKEFRDGFDVVIAAPKRSGYDYIGVAQELYVEFSDRRSSAPLPWDRLFPAEIAGGRGISEVKAVATASPDGSRHLAFTTAGIEVIEGHLPIDPNRRPVVEPVTLDFLPEEFKQPDAVSSAVLGEETHFFATKGDQFTVFTWEKVVQGPTKVVAAYPFLLGLWM, encoded by the coding sequence ATGAGCGTCACAGCACAGGGCACCTACCTCATCAAGAACGAGCAGAGCGGGTTGTACCTGACCGTCAAAGGGTTCGACAAGAACGTTCCGGCGGACATCGTGCAGGAGAGGCTGCACGACTGGCCGGAGCGGGCGAGCCAGGCGTGGCGTCTGCTGCCGGGGCAGGCCGGCAAGGACAGCTACCGGCTGCAGAACCAGCACAGCGGGCGCTATCTGCAGATCCGTCATGCCAGCAAGGAGAGCGGCGCGCACGCGGAGCAGGCGCACCTGGAGGAGAACAAACCGGCGTTCCAGAGCCAGACCTGGCAGCTCAGCGGCAACGGCGACGAGGTCTACCTCATCACCAACGTCCACAGCGGCCTCAAGCTCAACGTACGGGGCAACCTCAACACCGAGGGCACCCCCATCGACCAGTGGCAGGAGCACGCGGCCGGACAGTTCCGCGGCTACCAGCTATGGCGCCTGGAGGCCGTCGAGCCCCGGGGCGAGGCCAAGGCACTGGACGCGCTGACCGGTGCCGTGGTCGAGCCGACCGGCGGCATCATCTCCGCCATCACCACCGGCTTCAAGGCGACCCTGGAAGCCACCGGCGGGGTCTTCGGCACGGTCTCGCGGTGGGTCCCGGGCATCGACCGTACGCCCTACGTCCGGTTCTCCGGGTTCCGCGCGGATGAATTCATCCGCTTCTCGCAGCGCAACCGGGTCGAGGTCGGTCCGAAGAAGATCAGCGAGCAGTTCCGTCATCTGCCCAAGGAGTTCCGCGACGGCTTCGACGTCGTCATCGCCGCTCCCAAGCGCAGCGGCTACGACTACATCGGTGTCGCACAGGAGCTGTACGTCGAGTTCTCCGACCGGCGCAGCAGCGCTCCGCTGCCGTGGGACCGCCTCTTCCCCGCCGAGATCGCGGGCGGCCGGGGCATCTCCGAGGTGAAGGCCGTGGCGACCGCCTCCCCGGACGGGTCACGTCACCTGGCCTTCACCACCGCCGGAATCGAGGTCATCGAGGGGCACCTGCCCATCGACCCGAACCGCCGGCCGGTCGTGGAACCGGTCACCCTGGATTTCCTTCCCGAGGAATTCAAGCAGCCGGACGCGGTCTCCTCCGCCGTGCTCGGCGAGGAGACGCACTTCTTCGCCACCAAGGGCGACCAGTTCACCGTCTTCACCTGGGAGAAGGTCGTCCAGGGGCCGACGAAGGTGGTCGCGGCGTACCCGTTCCTGCTGGGGCTGTGGATGTAG